Proteins encoded together in one Campylobacter concisus window:
- the thiD gene encoding bifunctional hydroxymethylpyrimidine kinase/phosphomethylpyrimidine kinase — protein MKNALSIAGVDPSGGAGVLADIKVFIAHGVYAMGAITAVTAQNTKGIFGMQLVDTKLIEDQIKAIFDDIKVDVIKIGVVPSVEIIKCVAKTLREIKNLPPVVLDPVMSCKNGDIWLEGSAKDAIVEELFPLASVITPNIFEAREILKHELKGESELKEACKELLKFGTKSVYLKCGELDGKSLDIFYDGNEYEIFSDERIKTTATHGSGCSLSSAIASNLANGQSLKESVKNAHDYIFNAIKNAVIIGGGQNPVNHFYKFKV, from the coding sequence ATGAAAAATGCGTTAAGTATAGCAGGGGTTGATCCAAGTGGCGGAGCTGGAGTTTTAGCTGATATAAAGGTATTTATAGCACACGGCGTATATGCGATGGGAGCGATTACGGCGGTCACTGCTCAAAATACAAAGGGCATATTTGGCATGCAGCTAGTTGATACTAAGCTCATTGAGGATCAGATCAAGGCGATATTTGATGATATAAAAGTTGATGTGATAAAAATAGGCGTTGTCCCAAGCGTTGAGATCATAAAATGCGTCGCAAAAACGCTAAGAGAGATCAAAAATTTACCACCAGTAGTGCTTGACCCAGTTATGAGCTGTAAAAATGGCGACATCTGGCTAGAGGGCTCGGCAAAAGACGCGATCGTGGAGGAGCTTTTCCCACTTGCAAGCGTAATCACGCCAAATATCTTTGAAGCGCGCGAAATTTTAAAGCATGAGCTAAAGGGCGAGAGCGAGCTAAAAGAGGCTTGCAAGGAGCTTTTGAAATTTGGCACAAAGAGTGTTTATCTAAAGTGTGGCGAACTTGATGGCAAGTCACTTGATATATTTTATGATGGCAACGAGTATGAAATTTTTAGCGATGAGCGCATAAAAACGACTGCCACTCACGGCTCAGGCTGCTCGCTATCAAGCGCGATCGCTTCGAATTTAGCAAATGGCCAAAGCCTAAAAGAGAGCGTAAAAAATGCGCATGATTATATCTTTAACGCTATCAAAAACGCGGTTATCATCGGCGGTGGACAAAATCCGGTAAATCACTTCTATAAATTTAAGGTGTGA
- a CDS encoding ParB/RepB/Spo0J family partition protein — protein MAKKGGLGRGLSAILEDVEQAYSKEIANLNDSEIVEEINIDEILPNPYQPRTHFDEEALKELSASIKRHGLIQPIIVIKKDDGYMLIAGERRYRATKMLGASKIKAIIADIKSQNLRELALIENIQRENLNPIELAKSYKELINEYKITQDGLANIIHKSRTQITNTMRLLLLSDYTQKLLQEDKLTQGHAKVIVGLSTEEEKMVVDTIIGQKLSVRDTEILVKKIKNKEEIKDKKTKISEEMSKKLSNLQEIFKNLKIKTKVKSSNLVLEFNNISQVEEFIARLK, from the coding sequence ATGGCTAAAAAAGGTGGATTAGGGCGAGGACTTAGCGCGATACTTGAAGATGTAGAGCAAGCCTACAGCAAAGAGATTGCAAATTTAAATGACTCTGAGATAGTCGAAGAGATAAATATAGATGAAATTTTACCAAACCCATACCAGCCAAGAACACATTTTGACGAGGAAGCTTTAAAAGAGCTAAGTGCCAGTATTAAAAGGCACGGACTGATCCAGCCAATAATCGTCATCAAAAAAGATGATGGCTATATGTTAATAGCTGGTGAGCGCAGATACCGCGCTACAAAGATGCTTGGAGCAAGCAAGATAAAGGCGATCATCGCTGACATCAAGTCTCAAAATTTAAGAGAGCTTGCACTTATCGAAAATATTCAACGTGAAAATTTAAATCCGATCGAACTTGCAAAGTCGTATAAAGAGCTCATAAATGAGTATAAGATCACACAGGATGGCTTGGCAAACATCATTCATAAAAGTAGAACACAAATAACAAATACGATGAGGCTTTTACTTCTTAGCGACTATACGCAAAAACTTTTACAAGAAGATAAACTCACGCAAGGCCACGCTAAAGTTATAGTTGGGCTTAGCACCGAAGAAGAAAAGATGGTTGTTGATACGATCATCGGTCAAAAGTTAAGCGTTAGAGACACAGAAATTTTAGTAAAAAAGATAAAAAACAAGGAAGAGATAAAAGACAAAAAAACAAAAATTTCTGAGGAAATGAGTAAAAAACTATCAAATTTACAAGAAATTTTTAAAAATTTAAAGATAAAGACAAAAGTAAAATCTAGCAATCTAGTTTTAGAATTTAATAATATTTCACAGGTAGAAGAATTTATTGCTAGGCTAAAATAG
- a CDS encoding F0F1 ATP synthase subunit delta produces MNEVVAKKYVKAILSDVKSNELNVFVENLSELAAAFASDKFKSIISLPTLKASQKVEFVLSLVKNQDAKFANFIKLLGANKRLELIPAILNEMKIEQSLLENTYRGEIIGNFDLNADQLKALEENFSKKFNSKIKLDGSKSYYNGVKVELDDLGVEVNFSIDRLKSQMSEYILKAI; encoded by the coding sequence ATGAATGAAGTAGTAGCTAAAAAATACGTAAAAGCGATCTTAAGCGACGTAAAATCAAATGAACTTAATGTATTTGTTGAAAATTTATCAGAGCTGGCAGCAGCTTTTGCTAGCGATAAATTTAAAAGCATTATAAGTTTGCCTACTTTAAAGGCTTCACAAAAGGTTGAATTTGTACTATCTTTGGTTAAAAATCAAGATGCTAAATTTGCAAATTTTATTAAGCTTCTTGGCGCAAACAAAAGACTAGAGCTTATCCCAGCGATATTAAACGAGATGAAGATAGAGCAGTCTCTACTTGAAAATACATATCGTGGCGAGATCATTGGAAATTTTGATCTAAACGCTGATCAGTTAAAAGCTCTAGAAGAGAATTTCTCTAAGAAATTTAACTCTAAGATCAAGCTTGATGGCTCAAAGAGCTATTACAACGGCGTAAAAGTTGAGTTAGATGATTTAGGTGTCGAGGTAAATTTCTCTATCGACAGACTAAAAAGTCAAATGAGTGAATATATATTAAAAGCAATTTAA
- a CDS encoding ParA family protein, with product MSEIITIANQKGGVGKTTTAVNLAASLAVAEKKVLLIDIDPQANATTGLGFSRSDYEFNIYHVLTDRKKLSQIVLKTEIPTLFLAPSNIGLVGIEQEFNDQNKDYKLILKNKISEVVNDYDFIIIDSPPALGSITINALSASDSVIIPIQCEFYALEGLAQILNTVKIIKKTINPKLNIKGFLPTMFSSQNNLSKETIANLKQHFENKLFKSKDGKEEFVVVPRNVKLAESPSFGKPVILYDIKSPGSIAYQNLAYCILN from the coding sequence ATGAGCGAGATAATAACAATAGCTAATCAAAAAGGCGGCGTTGGCAAGACCACAACAGCCGTAAATTTAGCCGCATCACTGGCGGTTGCTGAGAAAAAAGTATTATTGATAGACATCGATCCACAAGCAAACGCGACAACTGGACTTGGCTTTAGTAGAAGTGACTATGAGTTTAACATTTATCACGTCTTAACAGATAGAAAAAAGCTCTCGCAAATCGTGTTAAAAACTGAGATCCCAACACTTTTTTTAGCTCCGTCAAATATAGGGCTTGTCGGTATTGAACAAGAATTTAACGATCAAAATAAGGACTATAAACTGATCCTTAAAAATAAAATTTCAGAAGTTGTAAACGACTATGATTTTATTATAATTGATAGTCCTCCAGCACTTGGTAGCATCACGATAAATGCTCTTAGTGCAAGTGATAGTGTTATCATCCCGATTCAATGTGAATTTTACGCACTTGAGGGCTTAGCTCAAATTTTAAATACGGTTAAGATCATCAAAAAAACGATAAATCCAAAGCTAAATATAAAAGGCTTTTTGCCAACTATGTTTAGTTCGCAAAATAATCTCTCAAAAGAGACGATTGCTAATTTAAAGCAGCATTTTGAAAATAAGCTCTTTAAGAGTAAGGACGGCAAAGAGGAATTTGTGGTCGTTCCAAGAAATGTGAAACTTGCTGAAAGCCCAAGTTTTGGTAAGCCAGTGATACTTTATGATATAAAATCACCAGGCTCGATCGCATATCAAAATTTGGCATATTGTATTTTAAACTAA
- a CDS encoding F0F1 ATP synthase subunit B — translation MKIKILFFLALPFLAYASEHGGTNYDIVERTLNFLLFFAILVYFAAKPLKALYQSRIDRIANKLESIQEKLRESKAKKDDVLKRVEEAKQNANALIETAKKEALNLAAKVKSDAQNDITNLQKSYKEQKEFEERKMTKGVVNEILSDIFSSDSLKVDQKELVNIILKKVS, via the coding sequence ATGAAGATAAAAATTTTATTTTTTCTAGCACTTCCATTTTTAGCATACGCTAGCGAGCATGGTGGAACAAACTACGACATAGTCGAGAGAACGCTAAACTTCTTACTTTTCTTTGCTATTTTGGTCTATTTTGCTGCTAAGCCACTAAAAGCTCTTTATCAAAGTAGGATTGATAGGATTGCAAATAAGCTTGAGAGCATCCAAGAGAAGCTTCGTGAGTCAAAAGCTAAAAAAGATGACGTTTTAAAGCGTGTAGAAGAGGCTAAGCAAAACGCAAACGCTCTAATCGAAACTGCTAAAAAAGAGGCTTTAAATTTAGCTGCTAAGGTTAAAAGTGATGCTCAAAATGATATAACAAATCTTCAAAAGAGTTACAAAGAGCAAAAAGAATTTGAAGAGCGCAAGATGACAAAAGGCGTTGTAAATGAAATTTTGAGCGACATTTTCTCAAGTGATAGCCTAAAAGTCGATCAAAAAGAGCTTGTAAATATCATACTTAAAAAGGTTAGCTAA
- a CDS encoding FoF1 ATP synthase subunit B': MLEIDVPLMLLTAVVFLVLIAILNSLLYKPMLKFIDDRNASIKNDEESTSKNASDLSVHEKEIEEIILNARTEANKIRQEALNLAKEESLKEVNAVKSSLEANYNEFLNALSSQKDNLKADLSAKLPELRAALNAKLSKI; this comes from the coding sequence ATGTTAGAAATAGATGTGCCATTGATGCTTTTAACGGCTGTCGTTTTCTTAGTATTGATCGCTATTTTGAATTCCTTGCTTTATAAGCCAATGCTCAAATTTATAGATGACAGAAATGCCTCTATAAAAAATGATGAAGAGAGTACTAGTAAAAATGCAAGTGATCTAAGTGTTCATGAAAAAGAGATTGAAGAGATTATATTAAACGCAAGGACTGAGGCCAATAAAATAAGGCAAGAAGCCTTAAATTTGGCAAAAGAAGAGTCTTTAAAAGAAGTAAATGCCGTAAAGAGTAGTTTAGAGGCTAATTATAATGAATTTTTAAATGCTCTAAGCTCTCAGAAAGATAACTTAAAGGCAGATCTATCAGCTAAACTACCTGAACTTAGAGCGGCTTTAAATGCCAAGCTCTCTAAAATTTAA
- a CDS encoding biotin--[acetyl-CoA-carboxylase] ligase, which produces MKVEFFQSLPSTQEFLIDALKNGEIKAPYMVVAYNQTKGVGSRGNSWEGLGGNLFMSFCISEDELSSDIPPPSISIYFSMLMREVLSELGSKCWLKWPNDFYVDERKIGGTLTNKVDEIYICGMGINLASAPENAGILDIKTSVDELVWGFISMLDKKILWKPIFSKFRIDFCKSKGFITHIANRAVSLQDAEICDDGAILLNGEKVYSLR; this is translated from the coding sequence TTGAAAGTAGAGTTTTTTCAAAGTCTGCCTTCGACACAGGAATTTTTGATAGACGCCCTAAAAAACGGCGAGATAAAAGCTCCGTATATGGTTGTGGCGTATAATCAAACAAAAGGAGTCGGTAGCCGCGGCAACAGCTGGGAGGGACTTGGCGGAAATTTATTTATGTCGTTTTGCATAAGTGAAGATGAGCTGTCAAGCGACATACCACCGCCTTCGATCTCAATATATTTTTCTATGTTGATGCGTGAAGTCTTGAGCGAACTTGGCTCAAAGTGCTGGTTAAAATGGCCAAATGACTTTTATGTGGACGAGCGCAAGATAGGTGGCACTTTAACAAATAAAGTAGATGAAATTTACATTTGTGGCATGGGGATAAATTTAGCTAGCGCGCCTGAAAATGCGGGCATTTTGGATATAAAAACTAGCGTAGATGAGCTAGTTTGGGGCTTTATTAGCATGCTTGATAAAAAGATTTTATGGAAGCCAATTTTTAGCAAATTTAGGATAGACTTTTGCAAGTCAAAAGGTTTTATTACGCATATTGCAAATAGAGCTGTTTCGCTTCAGGATGCTGAAATTTGTGATGATGGAGCGATCTTACTAAATGGGGAAAAGGTATATTCTTTAAGATGA
- the obgE gene encoding GTPase ObgE: MFIDSAKLTLSSGHGGAGAVSFRREKHVILGGPDGGDGGDGGDVYFVCDNNTHTLANYKGKRAMKAGNGEAGMGKRMTGKKGENLELIVPPGTAVYDAQTNELLCDIVSEGQKTLFLKGGKGGLGNFHFKSSINQAPEYAQKGMPEESIEVRLELKLIADVGLVGFPNVGKSTLISTVSNAKPQIANYEFTTLTPKLGLVEVDEFSGFVMADIPGIIEGASDGRGLGVKFLKHIERNKILLFMIDGANYRGMSEQFSVLKEEVAKFSSVLASRDYAIAITRVDAAENLDENIKEFMKFLKLKLEQNGKFIYKQDLLSFDHSKPYFILPISSATNENIDELKFALLELLKKEL; the protein is encoded by the coding sequence ATGTTTATAGATAGTGCAAAATTGACTCTAAGTTCGGGGCATGGTGGAGCTGGAGCTGTGAGTTTTCGCCGTGAAAAACACGTCATTTTAGGTGGTCCTGATGGCGGAGATGGCGGAGATGGCGGAGATGTTTATTTTGTTTGTGACAACAACACCCATACTTTAGCAAATTATAAGGGCAAAAGAGCCATGAAGGCTGGCAATGGTGAAGCTGGCATGGGCAAGCGAATGACTGGTAAAAAGGGCGAAAATTTAGAACTCATAGTCCCTCCTGGTACAGCCGTTTATGATGCACAGACAAATGAACTACTCTGTGATATAGTTAGCGAGGGTCAAAAGACGCTATTTTTAAAGGGCGGTAAAGGCGGACTCGGAAATTTTCACTTTAAAAGCTCTATCAACCAAGCTCCAGAATACGCACAAAAAGGTATGCCTGAAGAGAGCATTGAAGTAAGGCTCGAGTTAAAGCTCATTGCTGATGTTGGTTTGGTGGGCTTTCCAAATGTTGGTAAATCAACTCTTATTTCAACAGTATCAAATGCCAAACCACAGATCGCAAACTACGAATTTACGACGCTTACACCAAAGCTTGGCCTTGTCGAGGTCGATGAGTTTAGCGGCTTTGTCATGGCTGATATCCCTGGTATAATCGAGGGAGCTAGCGATGGACGCGGTTTGGGCGTTAAATTTCTAAAGCATATCGAGCGAAATAAAATTTTACTTTTCATGATAGATGGAGCAAATTATAGAGGTATGAGCGAGCAGTTTAGTGTGCTAAAAGAAGAAGTTGCTAAATTTTCAAGCGTGCTTGCCAGCAGGGACTATGCTATCGCGATCACCAGAGTCGATGCGGCGGAAAATTTAGATGAAAATATAAAAGAATTTATGAAATTTTTAAAGCTAAAACTAGAGCAAAACGGTAAATTTATCTACAAACAAGATTTACTCAGCTTTGATCATTCAAAACCATATTTCATTTTGCCGATCTCATCAGCGACAAATGAGAACATCGATGAGCTTAAATTTGCACTGCTTGAGCTACTAAAAAAAGAGCTTTGA
- a CDS encoding glycosyltransferase family 4 protein has translation MQILLYNVTTALKIGGVETFYYSVAKELMKDHKVTICTGQGKFVPAFLKESNIDIKMFDFYPREKILKLGNRFRKFVERVSFYFNARKFLKSQKFDVLVIHKPFDFFVAYILKKHDKNLKIIFVSGGEDFYFFDRFFVKFIDKIISVSDANADILRKRYGREIKVVYNGVDKEKFYPDASLKEKIREKFDVKSDEILIGSVGRVVGWKGFGMMVKNIDKIKNAKFMLVGDGENLQCLRELASKLNVSQKVIFVGAIGHDELNQYYNACDVYLQPSIGHEAFGITVIEALSANKPCVVSINGGMKEIIKDGVNGYKFKISDESDMIEKINLTLENIENLRPRESIKSMYEWSKFAQELVEL, from the coding sequence TTGCAAATTCTGCTTTACAATGTAACAACTGCATTAAAAATAGGTGGTGTTGAGACTTTTTATTATTCTGTGGCTAAAGAGCTTATGAAAGACCATAAAGTCACTATTTGTACTGGACAAGGTAAATTTGTACCAGCCTTTTTAAAAGAAAGCAATATTGATATAAAAATGTTTGACTTTTATCCAAGAGAGAAGATTTTAAAACTAGGCAATAGATTTAGGAAATTTGTTGAGAGAGTTAGTTTTTATTTTAATGCTAGAAAATTTTTGAAGTCTCAAAAATTTGATGTTTTAGTTATTCATAAACCATTTGATTTTTTTGTAGCATACATACTTAAAAAACATGATAAAAATTTAAAGATCATATTTGTAAGTGGTGGAGAGGATTTTTATTTTTTTGATCGCTTTTTTGTTAAATTTATTGACAAAATCATTAGTGTGAGTGACGCAAATGCTGACATCTTACGAAAAAGATATGGCAGAGAGATAAAAGTAGTTTATAATGGTGTAGATAAAGAGAAGTTTTATCCAGATGCATCACTAAAAGAAAAAATAAGAGAGAAATTTGACGTAAAGAGTGATGAAATTTTGATAGGAAGCGTTGGTAGAGTAGTTGGCTGGAAAGGCTTTGGCATGATGGTGAAAAATATAGACAAGATCAAAAACGCTAAATTTATGCTTGTTGGCGATGGTGAAAATTTACAATGTCTAAGAGAGCTAGCAAGCAAACTTAATGTAAGTCAAAAGGTCATTTTTGTCGGCGCTATCGGGCATGATGAGTTAAATCAGTATTATAACGCCTGCGACGTCTATCTGCAGCCAAGCATTGGTCATGAGGCTTTTGGTATAACCGTAATTGAAGCCTTGTCTGCCAATAAACCTTGTGTAGTTAGCATAAATGGCGGCATGAAAGAAATAATAAAAGACGGAGTAAATGGGTATAAATTTAAAATTTCTGATGAAAGTGACATGATAGAAAAGATAAATTTAACGCTAGAAAATATAGAAAATTTAAGACCAAGAGAGAGCATAAAAAGTATGTACGAGTGGTCAAAATTTGCACAGGAACTAGTTGAATTATGA
- the fmt gene encoding methionyl-tRNA formyltransferase: protein MNVVFMGTPDYAVRILRHLKEAGFNIKAVFTQPDKPVGRKQILTPSEVKIYAQNELAGVPVLTPNTLKDEAVVAELKAFEPKFIVVAAYGKILPQSVLDIAPCINLHASILPKYRGASPIQSAILAGEKQTGVTAMLMDAGLDTGDMLDFIYTPCENKMSSELFSELGELGGELIVKVLKNFENLKPQKQDNTQASHCKKISKSDGLFSFDEEAGQIYNKFRALTPWPGLYLASGLKILSLELSEKSGKSGEILSIEKDHIVVACKGGAVKIYELQEPSKKPTNAKAYINGKRLSVGDELK from the coding sequence ATGAATGTAGTTTTTATGGGTACGCCTGATTATGCTGTTAGGATACTTAGGCATCTAAAAGAGGCTGGCTTTAATATAAAAGCAGTCTTTACCCAGCCTGATAAGCCGGTTGGTAGAAAGCAAATTTTAACTCCAAGCGAGGTAAAAATTTACGCGCAAAACGAGCTAGCAGGAGTGCCTGTCCTTACTCCAAATACACTAAAAGATGAGGCGGTTGTTGCCGAGCTAAAGGCATTTGAGCCTAAATTTATCGTGGTTGCCGCATACGGTAAAATTTTGCCGCAAAGCGTGCTTGATATCGCGCCTTGCATAAATTTACACGCTTCTATCTTGCCAAAATATAGAGGTGCTAGCCCCATTCAAAGCGCGATCCTAGCAGGCGAGAAGCAAACTGGCGTCACAGCTATGCTAATGGATGCTGGGCTTGACACTGGCGATATGCTAGACTTCATCTACACGCCTTGCGAAAATAAGATGTCAAGCGAGCTTTTTAGTGAGCTAGGCGAGCTTGGCGGCGAGCTAATCGTAAAAGTGCTTAAAAATTTTGAAAATTTAAAGCCACAAAAGCAAGACAACACGCAGGCCTCGCACTGCAAAAAGATAAGTAAAAGCGACGGGCTTTTTAGCTTTGATGAAGAGGCGGGGCAAATTTATAATAAATTTCGCGCGCTCACACCTTGGCCAGGGCTTTATCTGGCAAGTGGGCTAAAAATTTTATCGCTTGAGCTAAGCGAAAAAAGTGGCAAAAGCGGAGAAATTTTAAGCATAGAAAAGGACCACATCGTGGTTGCTTGCAAGGGTGGGGCGGTCAAAATTTACGAGCTTCAAGAGCCAAGCAAAAAGCCAACAAACGCAAAAGCCTATATAAATGGTAAGCGCCTTAGCGTTGGCGATGAATTAAAATAA
- a CDS encoding GDP-mannose dehydrogenase: MKKIFCIMLFCFSAYSCDPADPAYMFLDYNDIDRDSMLNLDEWTSCKVPSALKIAPDLCTSEEFKRLDLDRSGKVSINELGSLIFQKIDWQEDPCASWLTGSKNVDQNKSR, from the coding sequence ATGAAGAAAATTTTTTGCATTATGCTATTTTGCTTTAGCGCATATAGCTGTGATCCAGCGGATCCGGCGTATATGTTTTTGGATTACAATGACATAGATCGTGACAGCATGCTAAATTTAGATGAGTGGACGTCCTGCAAAGTGCCATCAGCGCTAAAAATAGCACCAGATCTATGCACTAGTGAGGAATTTAAGAGGCTGGATCTTGATCGTAGTGGCAAAGTTAGCATTAATGAGCTAGGAAGTTTGATATTTCAAAAGATTGACTGGCAAGAAGATCCATGCGCCTCTTGGCTGACTGGCAGTAAAAACGTAGATCAAAATAAAAGTCGTTGA
- the atpG gene encoding ATP synthase F1 subunit gamma, producing MSNLKDIKRKIKSVQNTQKTTRAMKLVSTAKLRKAEEAARYSRVYALKINEVLSEIAYKINQYASVMTESKFFNTTKSVEKVDIIFVTADKGLCGGFNVQTIKTVRRMIDELKAKKIKVRLRAVGKKGIEFFNFQGVELLETYVGASSSPTYEKAQKIIKDAIDDFINGITDKVVLIHNGYKNMISQEIRVNDIVPIEPSKIVAVETNSLMEFEPEDNYTKIMDELLNKYFEYSMYYALVDSLAAEHSARMQAMDNATNNAKQRVKQLNLAYNKARQESITTELIEIISGVESMK from the coding sequence ATGTCAAATTTAAAAGATATAAAACGAAAGATTAAGAGCGTCCAGAACACTCAAAAGACGACGCGTGCGATGAAACTTGTCTCAACAGCAAAGCTTCGCAAAGCTGAAGAAGCTGCACGCTACTCTAGAGTTTACGCACTTAAGATCAATGAGGTTTTATCAGAGATAGCTTATAAGATCAATCAATATGCTTCAGTTATGACTGAGAGTAAATTTTTTAATACAACAAAGAGTGTAGAAAAGGTTGATATTATATTTGTTACCGCTGATAAAGGGCTTTGCGGTGGCTTTAATGTCCAGACTATAAAGACAGTTAGGCGCATGATCGATGAGCTAAAAGCCAAAAAGATCAAAGTTAGACTAAGAGCTGTTGGTAAAAAAGGTATAGAATTTTTCAATTTCCAAGGCGTTGAACTACTTGAGACTTACGTCGGAGCTAGCTCTTCTCCTACATATGAAAAAGCTCAAAAGATCATAAAAGACGCCATTGATGACTTTATAAACGGCATAACAGATAAGGTCGTACTAATACACAATGGCTATAAAAATATGATTTCTCAAGAGATTAGAGTAAATGATATTGTGCCTATTGAGCCGTCTAAGATAGTTGCGGTTGAGACAAATTCTTTGATGGAATTTGAGCCAGAAGACAACTATACTAAGATTATGGATGAATTGCTCAATAAATATTTTGAGTATAGTATGTATTATGCTTTAGTTGACTCTTTGGCGGCTGAGCACAGTGCTAGAATGCAAGCTATGGATAATGCAACAAACAATGCAAAACAACGCGTCAAACAGTTAAATCTTGCTTACAATAAAGCAAGACAAGAGTCTATTACCACTGAGCTTATTGAGATCATCAGTGGTGTTGAATCAATGAAATAA
- the atpA gene encoding F0F1 ATP synthase subunit alpha yields MSVKIKADEISTIIKERIENFDLSVDIEETGKVISVADGVANVYGLKNVMAGEMVEFESGEKGMALNLEESSVGIVILGKTSGITEGSSVKRLKKLLRVPVGDALIGRVVNSLGEPIDAKGPIEATESRFVEEKAKGIMARKSVHEPLQTGIKAIDALVPIGRGQRELIIGDRQTGKTTVAIDTIINQKGQDVICIYVAIGQKQSTVAQVVKKLEEYGAMDYTIVVNAGASDAAALQYLAPYAGVTMGEYFRDNSRHALIIYDDLSKHAVAYREMSLILRRPPGREAYPGDVFYLHSRLLERASKLNDALGAGSLTALPIIETQAGDVSAYIPTNVISITDGQIFLESDLFNSGIRPAINVGLSVSRVGGAAQIKAIKQVSGTLRLDLAQYRELQAFAQFASDLDESSRKQLERGQKMVEVLKQPPYSPLPVENQVVIIFAGAKGYLDDVATTNVTKFEAELYPYIEAKYPEIFEQIRTKKVLDKEVEEILHKALKDFKATFAAN; encoded by the coding sequence GTGAGTGTAAAAATTAAAGCTGACGAAATTAGCACGATAATCAAAGAGCGTATCGAAAATTTTGATTTAAGTGTTGATATAGAAGAGACCGGTAAAGTCATCTCAGTCGCTGATGGCGTTGCTAACGTTTATGGTTTGAAAAACGTTATGGCTGGCGAAATGGTTGAGTTTGAAAGCGGCGAAAAGGGTATGGCTCTTAACCTTGAAGAGAGCAGTGTTGGTATAGTTATCCTTGGAAAAACTAGCGGTATCACAGAAGGAAGTTCTGTAAAAAGACTTAAAAAACTTCTACGCGTTCCAGTTGGCGATGCATTGATCGGTCGTGTTGTAAATTCACTAGGTGAGCCAATCGACGCAAAAGGCCCAATTGAAGCTACCGAATCTCGCTTTGTTGAAGAAAAAGCAAAAGGTATTATGGCTAGAAAGAGCGTTCATGAGCCACTTCAAACAGGTATCAAAGCGATTGACGCACTTGTGCCAATCGGTAGAGGTCAAAGAGAGCTTATTATCGGTGATCGCCAAACTGGAAAAACAACAGTTGCTATCGATACTATTATCAACCAAAAAGGTCAAGATGTCATTTGTATCTATGTAGCTATCGGTCAAAAACAATCAACCGTTGCTCAAGTCGTTAAAAAACTTGAAGAGTATGGCGCTATGGACTATACGATAGTTGTAAATGCTGGTGCTAGCGATGCAGCTGCGCTTCAATACCTTGCTCCTTATGCTGGTGTAACAATGGGTGAATATTTTAGAGATAACTCTCGCCACGCGCTAATAATCTATGATGACTTGTCAAAACACGCGGTTGCTTACCGTGAGATGTCTTTGATCTTAAGAAGACCACCAGGCCGTGAAGCTTATCCGGGCGACGTTTTCTATCTTCACTCAAGACTTCTAGAAAGAGCAAGTAAGCTAAATGACGCACTAGGTGCGGGATCTTTAACAGCTCTACCTATTATTGAGACTCAAGCAGGAGACGTTTCAGCTTATATTCCAACAAACGTTATTTCTATTACAGATGGTCAAATTTTCCTTGAGAGTGACCTATTTAACTCAGGTATCCGTCCAGCGATCAACGTTGGTCTTTCTGTATCTCGTGTTGGTGGTGCGGCTCAGATCAAAGCTATCAAACAAGTTTCTGGTACACTAAGACTAGACCTTGCTCAATACCGCGAACTACAAGCGTTTGCTCAATTTGCAAGCGACCTTGACGAGAGTTCGAGAAAACAACTAGAGCGTGGTCAAAAGATGGTTGAAGTACTAAAACAACCTCCATATTCTCCGCTTCCAGTTGAGAATCAAGTAGTTATTATATTTGCTGGTGCTAAGGGTTATTTAGATGACGTTGCAACTACAAATGTAACAAAATTTGAAGCAGAGCTATATCCATATATCGAGGCAAAATACCCTGAAATTTTTGAGCAGATCAGAACTAAAAAGGTTCTTGATAAAGAAGTAGAAGAAATTTTACATAAAGCGTTGAAAGATTTTAAAGCGACTTTTGCCGCTAACTAG